The Sporomusa termitida genome has a window encoding:
- the guaB gene encoding IMP dehydrogenase, which translates to MFDNKFGPEGLTFDDVLLVPAKSEVLPREVEVATYLTKNIKLNIPVISSGMDTVTEARMAIAMAREGGIGVIHKNMPIARQANEIDKVKRSEHGIIVDPIFLSPNNTLQDAHELMEKYRISGVPVTTNNKLVGILTNRDLRFETDLSRKISDCMTREHLITAHVGTSLEEAKAILREHRIEKLPLLDAEGNLKGLITIKDIEKAQKYPNSAKDGKGRLLVAAAVGVGSDMMERVEAIAGAKVDVIVVDTAHGHSQGVLDSVRKIKDAFPAIDLIAGNVATAEATRDLIEAGADAVKVGIGPGSICTTRVIAGIGVPQITAIYNCARAANEYKVPVIADGGIKYSGDVAKAIAAGAQIVMVGNLLAGTEESPGETIIYQGRSYKVYRGMGSLGAMAEGSKDRYFQENMDKLVPEGIEGRVPYKGSVADTVFQLIGGLRAGMGYCGVRTIEELITKTQFIRITGAGLKESHPHDISITKESPNYSV; encoded by the coding sequence ATGTTTGACAACAAATTCGGTCCTGAAGGGTTAACTTTTGATGATGTTTTGCTGGTTCCGGCAAAATCGGAAGTACTGCCCAGGGAAGTGGAAGTAGCTACATATTTGACTAAAAATATCAAGCTTAATATTCCAGTTATCAGCTCCGGAATGGATACCGTTACCGAGGCCCGGATGGCGATTGCCATGGCGCGTGAAGGCGGCATCGGGGTAATCCATAAAAATATGCCGATCGCCCGTCAGGCCAATGAAATTGACAAAGTCAAACGGTCTGAGCATGGTATAATTGTTGACCCGATATTCTTATCGCCTAACAATACGCTGCAGGATGCTCACGAGCTTATGGAGAAATACCGGATTTCAGGGGTTCCTGTTACCACCAATAATAAGCTGGTGGGAATACTGACCAACCGCGATTTACGTTTTGAAACTGATTTAAGCCGTAAAATCTCCGACTGTATGACCAGAGAGCATCTTATCACCGCCCATGTCGGCACCTCGCTGGAAGAAGCCAAAGCCATTTTGCGCGAGCACCGGATCGAAAAACTGCCACTTCTTGATGCTGAGGGAAATTTAAAGGGTCTTATTACCATTAAAGATATTGAAAAAGCCCAAAAATATCCGAACTCTGCCAAAGACGGCAAAGGCCGCCTGCTGGTTGCGGCCGCAGTCGGGGTTGGGTCAGACATGATGGAGCGGGTAGAGGCCATTGCTGGCGCTAAGGTTGACGTAATTGTTGTAGATACTGCCCATGGCCACTCCCAGGGTGTACTGGACTCAGTGCGAAAAATTAAAGATGCCTTCCCCGCCATTGATCTGATTGCCGGTAATGTTGCCACAGCCGAGGCTACCCGTGATTTGATTGAAGCCGGCGCCGATGCAGTAAAAGTAGGTATTGGACCTGGTTCGATTTGCACTACCCGGGTCATTGCCGGTATTGGCGTACCGCAAATAACTGCCATTTATAACTGCGCCAGGGCCGCCAATGAATACAAGGTACCGGTTATTGCTGACGGCGGTATCAAGTATTCAGGCGATGTAGCCAAAGCAATTGCCGCCGGTGCCCAGATTGTAATGGTTGGCAACCTGCTGGCCGGTACAGAGGAGAGCCCGGGCGAAACTATTATTTATCAAGGCCGCAGCTACAAAGTATACCGGGGAATGGGTTCGCTGGGAGCGATGGCTGAAGGCAGCAAAGACCGCTATTTCCAGGAAAACATGGACAAGCTCGTGCCTGAAGGAATCGAAGGGCGGGTACCGTACAAAGGTTCAGTAGCTGATACCGTATTTCAACTAATAGGCGGCCTGCGGGCTGGTATGGGTTACTGCGGGGTCCGCACTATTGAAGAACTTATTACCAAAACCCAGTTTATCCGGATCACTGGCGCTGGTTTAAAAGAAAGCCACCCCCATGATATCAGCATAACCAAAGAATCGCCTAATTACAGTGTTTAA
- a CDS encoding 2-hydroxymuconate tautomerase, with protein MPIVQIDMLEGRSLEQKREMVKKITAAIVETAKCPPEAVTIVLREAPTQHIAKAGILAADR; from the coding sequence ATGCCTATCGTACAAATCGACATGTTAGAAGGTCGTTCTTTGGAGCAAAAACGTGAAATGGTCAAGAAAATAACGGCAGCCATTGTGGAAACTGCTAAATGCCCGCCGGAAGCGGTAACCATTGTGTTACGCGAGGCCCCAACCCAACATATTGCCAAGGCTGGCATATTAGCAGCAGATAGATAA
- a CDS encoding TVP38/TMEM64 family protein yields the protein MKKAFGWLTVLTIISLMYMWQPEFFQHAYGIIEKGDIAALAEYLRSFGAGAVLVTLILFVVMTFTIVFPFMILSGAAGIVFGLWGGIVISWVGEVIGAIAMFIFARYFFRTSVERWIKKSSYLKQVDDYSAANGFKALLLARLLPLAPSGIITAVAAISRISCKDFLLATGIGKLPPVIIKVLLGHDLVFAGENSTRLILIIALVAAIYGGMWWRKARKKRHIRK from the coding sequence ATGAAAAAAGCCTTTGGTTGGCTGACGGTCCTGACGATAATTAGCCTAATGTATATGTGGCAGCCGGAATTTTTTCAGCATGCGTACGGAATTATTGAGAAGGGTGACATTGCCGCTTTGGCTGAATACCTTCGCTCTTTTGGTGCCGGCGCTGTTCTTGTTACGCTCATTTTATTTGTTGTCATGACATTTACCATTGTTTTCCCGTTTATGATTCTTTCCGGGGCAGCCGGTATTGTATTCGGGTTATGGGGAGGCATCGTTATTTCCTGGGTTGGCGAAGTGATTGGCGCAATAGCCATGTTTATCTTTGCCCGGTACTTCTTTCGCACGTCGGTCGAGCGCTGGATTAAGAAAAGTTCCTATTTGAAGCAGGTAGATGACTATAGTGCTGCCAACGGCTTCAAAGCGCTATTGCTTGCCAGGCTGCTGCCCTTAGCCCCGTCAGGAATTATTACCGCCGTGGCTGCAATCAGCAGGATTTCTTGCAAAGACTTTTTACTAGCCACAGGTATCGGCAAACTGCCGCCGGTAATCATCAAGGTTTTACTTGGCCATGACCTGGTTTTTGCCGGTGAAAATAGCACACGGCTTATTCTTATTATTGCTTTGGTGGCTGCAATCTACGGTGGCATGTGGTGGCGCAAGGCGCGAAAGAAACGCCATATCCGCAAATAA
- a CDS encoding peptidoglycan-binding protein — protein MKNIKKIIGSTGVLAVLTVTLWLAPVSAALGDQALKPGMAGQDVQELQSRLNDLGYNLAVDGVFGATTEQAVLAFQQAKNIAADGIVGQATFQLLLDKRGTEVSRGSAPERYKSVLDIKATAYAPGPHDNGQWGNLTYMGTQIRPGVIAVDPRVIPLGSRVYIQFADGSGMYGIAEDTGGAIKGNRIDIAMVSVAKAYDFGVQKVKVYVLS, from the coding sequence ATGAAAAACATCAAAAAAATTATAGGCAGTACCGGTGTGCTGGCTGTTCTGACAGTCACTCTCTGGCTGGCACCAGTCTCTGCCGCTTTAGGTGATCAGGCACTCAAACCTGGTATGGCAGGGCAGGATGTACAAGAGCTTCAGAGCCGGCTTAATGATCTAGGCTATAACCTTGCGGTTGATGGCGTATTTGGTGCAACTACCGAACAAGCGGTCCTGGCATTCCAGCAGGCTAAAAATATTGCTGCCGACGGTATTGTTGGGCAGGCTACCTTTCAATTGCTGTTGGACAAGCGGGGAACAGAGGTATCACGCGGCAGTGCACCAGAACGTTACAAATCCGTTCTGGACATCAAAGCTACGGCCTATGCCCCCGGCCCGCATGATAATGGCCAATGGGGCAACCTGACGTATATGGGCACTCAGATACGTCCAGGTGTGATTGCCGTTGACCCACGGGTAATTCCGCTGGGCTCAAGGGTATATATTCAGTTTGCTGACGGCAGCGGCATGTATGGCATAGCTGAAGATACCGGTGGTGCAATTAAAGGCAACCGTATTGACATTGCCATGGTTTCTGTAGCTAAGGCTTATGATTTTGGTGTCCAAAAGGTTAAAGTATATGTTCTTAGTTAA
- a CDS encoding polysaccharide deacetylase family protein, which translates to MKYKSQLFQALCSLSVVCLILLVASPPALFLFFTNSPVPVAGSPLYLETSSPGSDVAYTLPDIVADACYINENPEFMPVSGKPVYDVFTVEERQSSGLGLEVPAVSPYRAEKVVYLTFDDGPAPETTPVVLDILGRYGIKATFFVVGNQAEKHPAIVRRIYQEGHALGNHSYNHVYRDLYQSANTYIAQLHHTDEIVRSIIGARPRISRAPGGSAGSFTKEYWDILSTQGYVEIGWNISAGDASNAKAGRIVDNIVAQMKNENLWSHAIVLLHDGRGHHETVKALPEIITFYQDRQFEFRVVSFETPAPW; encoded by the coding sequence ATGAAGTATAAATCACAGCTGTTTCAGGCACTATGCAGCTTAAGCGTTGTGTGTCTTATCCTGTTGGTAGCCTCGCCACCGGCGCTGTTCCTCTTCTTTACTAACTCGCCTGTGCCGGTGGCTGGTTCGCCTCTCTATCTGGAAACCTCGTCTCCTGGCTCTGACGTCGCATATACCTTGCCAGATATAGTTGCCGACGCCTGTTATATAAATGAAAACCCTGAATTTATGCCGGTTTCAGGTAAACCCGTTTATGATGTATTCACTGTGGAAGAGCGGCAGTCAAGCGGATTAGGGCTGGAGGTCCCGGCCGTTAGCCCCTATCGTGCGGAAAAAGTCGTGTATCTTACTTTTGATGATGGTCCGGCACCTGAAACTACGCCGGTGGTGCTTGACATTTTAGGACGTTACGGCATTAAGGCAACTTTTTTTGTAGTGGGTAATCAAGCGGAAAAGCATCCGGCGATTGTACGCCGCATTTATCAGGAAGGCCATGCACTTGGCAATCACTCTTATAATCATGTGTACCGTGACCTGTATCAGTCAGCCAACACCTATATTGCACAATTGCACCATACTGATGAGATTGTACGGAGCATCATTGGTGCTCGACCGCGTATCTCCCGTGCGCCAGGTGGTTCTGCCGGTAGTTTTACCAAAGAATACTGGGATATATTGAGCACACAGGGATATGTTGAAATAGGCTGGAATATCAGCGCCGGCGATGCTTCTAATGCCAAAGCCGGACGAATTGTGGATAATATTGTTGCCCAGATGAAAAATGAAAATTTATGGAGCCATGCTATTGTGCTGCTGCACGATGGCCGCGGCCATCATGAGACTGTAAAAGCCCTGCCTGAAATCATTACGTTTTATCAAGACCGCCAATTCGAATTCCGGGTTGTCAGTTTCGAGACCCCTGCCCCGTGGTAA